The stretch of DNA GCCTGCATAAATTACATTGATTACAATAACAGGATAGTCATCCATTTTGCATTTTCTGGTCTCAGGACAAGAGCAAGGGGAATAAGTCTGCTTTGCAGTCTTGTGCAAAGGCCTTTACCTGATCTTCATACCTTAAACAGTTATGGGTTGAGTTAATGACTTGGATTATTAATATACCTCACTGTCTGCTGAAACACTGATGTTACTGCATGTCTAGCAGATACAGTTCTTATAGAGGATCGCCATCAGTACATTGCACACTCAACTATCCCATTTCACACTGTAATCGTGCATCATATTAAGATTTCTCATCCACATTGGGCGCTTAAGTAACGCTAACCTAAGCGTTCCTTACTTGCTGCTACTCATAGCAGTTGGGCATTCTTGGCACTTTCacatatcattttttttattttaaagcattaaCAAATCCTTTCCTGATGGTATTACCTGTATTTACCATAAAACAAGAGGCCAGACAAATACTATAACTGTTTGATGAGGAAAACACTGTAATCGTGTTGCTGAAGTTTTCCAAGATCATGGAAacagtttttgttgttttttacatttgtttcaaTGCAAGGTCTGAATTTTATGGTACCAAAACAATTGTTCAAACTGCATTTACCACCGGTTCTATATTGAAGCTTCAGTGTCAATACAAGACAAGTAGTCTTTTGTCCAAAGTCATCTGAAGTATGATTGTAACCCTAAAAGGGaacattaaagtttttttataattgctcTTGTGTGAATGGAAGAGGATTCAACTCAAGGTGCCTGTTACAGCTCTTGTTTTGTTCAAATCAAATGTATTAACAGTAAACATCATGTAATATAGAACAGTTTTCTTTGTCCTGGTCCTAGGGCTCCCTGTATCTTCTGGACTAAAGAGCTTTTAATCACTGAAGGTGATTGTTTCCTATAATTGAACTTCTAACTTGATTAGACGTTTTTAATTTGTATCCTCTAATTTACACTCAGTCTTtggtttcaaaagtctgctgcaGGATTGTCGTTGTGAATATATTTAACAAACAGAACTCCATCCAGTCTCTCCTCAGTTTATTAAATGATTTCTGCCTTATCTCTGTCTAACCAGTTCTCAGTAGGTAACCATTCCATTTATTGATGACTTACATGCAGGTGGGAATGATGCTGTATCTGACACTTCCACTTACATGAGGAGAGGTGTAGAACTGACATTGTTTCAAAGTTGACGCCAGTTATGAATCTGAAAAAAGATCCTAAATCCGGATAATGATTAAGAGCTCATTTGGAATGAGAACCAGAAGAGACAGGACCCCCCAAGTGCAGGGTTGAGAACCATTGTCGTAAGGCAGACATTACAATCACAAGGGTCTGTTTCAGGCTGCCCACACCAAGCCAACATGCCACTTACAAATGTTAAACTTGTGTAGAGTCTGTATTTCAAGGTTTTGGTGATGACTGCTTTTTGCCCCTAGTTTCCGTTGGACTTGGCGAATGTTATTTCATCAATATGACAAGAGACATTGTACAGACGTTGCCTGGAATCTTCCAGGCAAAAGGTGAAAGAGGGAGTCTGTAGCAGGTCTTGTGAGGAATGTCTTTTCTAGAGTTCTTGGACATTTGTGTTGCAAGATCAGCATCAGAACTGTATAGTCATTAGGTCACTGCACACTGCTGGGTGAAGTGAGGGTTTTGTCCTACTTCCAGCTGTTTACAGTAGAAATAAGACTCAAACAGCTGGAACTGAACAGTTAGTGTCATCCCTAAAAAGTAAAAGGGTAGCTTTCTCTTGTATAAAGTGGCTGTATTTTCTGTGACAGTCCATCACTGAGTCATATTATATAGTTTCTACACCTCACTCAGTATCAGGTATTTTTACTATTcagttttttaatcatatttaTAGGTCTGCTAACAACATTAACCAGGTGATCTTTAGTGGTTGTGCCATGTGGGAGGCCCCCATTACACACACAGTTTAGGTGTTGTCTCTCTTGTTATATTTGTTGTCTGAATGTTGTAGTACCGGATGGTAGCTCAAGTTCTGCTGATCATACTGTGCCTATAAATTCTCCTTTTAGCAGATGTCAGTTGTTTGTTTTCAGGCTTCAGCACAGTCAGCTGTTTTAGATGTGTTTTAAAGTGTAGTCATAACTCCCCACTcctttttttagcatggaagaATTAAATGGTTTTAGTGTAATTGGGATAATAGAAGATCTTTATGAGGGGAAATGTGAGCTAGTTAGCTTTTCTCCAAACTCAAGCACCCAGTTGTTTCTGTAATagtaatttcaatttaaaacacaaaatttgGTTTGAAAACATTTGACACATCAAGCAACAGTGAACacactaaaaatattttaagggtGATTCTTCTAAAGGCAAAATATGCAGAGACATATGCTGTACCAAGGAATTGCAGATTGTGCTATATAGTCATTTAAGTAACAGCCATAGTCAAGCTCAACTTAATAGCTGTCCATGACGGCTGTTTCTAGCCATGTGACTGTTATTGTACCAGTGTCTGGCAGCAGAATTTCCCTTAGTGTCAGTCTGAGTCTTTTCACTTCCACACTAGCAGCCAGGAGTGGCCTACTAAAATCTGTTGTTAACTGTCCCAGGCTAAAAGAAATAAATTGGATTTCTGGttcatttatttcattctctttagaaaacaaattggAAGTATAAAAGCTCGGAAATGGGTAGTGTTGCAAATTCATCCTCAAAGAATCTGTCAAAAATGTTGTATGTCATTGTAAAAAagtaatattcatttttaagcatgcaaaatgttttcaaactcATTTACACAGTTCAACTCTGCAATCAGGTTTGCATTACTGTTGCTTtctcttggtttggtttgggCAATATAAAAAAGAATTGCCAAGCTAATCATAGCCCAGGGTTCCATGCATTGTAGCACTCAATACAAAATGTTTAGGTGCACATGCAGGGGTAATAAATCAGGTTTTAATTCTTCATTGCCGGATGTTTGTTTACATTCATGAGAGGAGAAATGACCTGACAGGTTTTCTGGTTGAAGTTTAACTGTGGTGTACCTGTGGTAAACATCATTGGGACAACACAGGATGTAAAACTGGTTTCCTGGTGAATCATGAGCCTTTGTACTGGGTTCCAGTTTGTGTTCACGAGAGAAGGAGAAAGCTAGGATTCTCCTCAAGGCCAAGAAGAGAGAAGGTTGCTATTCCTGTGCATTCTGCTCTTgtgtcacaaaaaaaactggagCTAAAGTGATTACaattcacttttatttttctgtttgaaagAGACATGATTTGTTTGGaatctggatttttttcatcttaaaaaaaaaaaaacagcagtgtttGTGTTTCAAGGTTTCTTACCAGATTTATAAAAGTGTCTGGTGAATCTTGAAAcatggctgtttttttattaaatgctaagagaggaaaaaaatacttttgttggtttttttttgcttccaaACCCCTGAAACGAAACAAACAAGCATTAGGTTTTGTTTCTTATGTCCATAAGCAGAGAAATCTGTGGTATGTTTCATTGTTATAGGTTAAACCTTTGAGCAGTAGTGTTTGCTGCAAGTGCCGGTTATTAAACATATGTATGCATTTGGTATAGatcaaaattttattttaaaaactgtctctgtttTAGTGCCTGGAACCCCAAATCCTGTGTTGCCTGCACCTGTACTTGGAAAAGTGTTAAAGAGACCTAATTAATATACAATAGAATTACAGTTTTTTTCCTGTGCCATGTAAAATGTCAGCCTTTCAAGAGTCAGGgatttcaaaggaaaaaaaaaaactactgtagCATTACGGAGTTCTGAGTTTAGAGGTTTTGCATTAATATTTagcacttgtaaaaaaaaaaaagctctgatCTTAATTGCATTGCTCCTCAGTTCATTACCATAAAGTGCATTTTTAACATTAGCTGCTGGTTGTTCTCTCCTTCGCCCTTAAAAGAAAAGTGCTTTCAGTAGCTTACCTGCATTGAAAAAAAGTGCAACAGGTAAACCAGGTCCTTAATTGGGGCGACAACTAACACCATGCAGACTGGCTATGATTTCAGCACTCTGGCGCATCACCTTTGTATTTGACTTAGTTTTTATCTGGGAGCCCAGCAAGGCGTGCTCCTGTGCCAGAAGCATGTCCCATTAATTTGCTACCAATATGTGCCTTTGATTATATTTTGGGCTTTTGTTCTTTGTCTTTCAGTGTAGGTAAATGACGAGGAGTGGGGTGTATTCATCTCTTCAGTTGTTAGGCCtctttgacttaaaaaaaaaaagggtctTGGCTTTTGGAGTGCATTCCGACTGTACTggcgaacaaaaaaaaaagtcagttgtGGGGAAGGGATGGAGAGGGAAAAGACGAATTGTACATAACTGAGTTTAactgtgtgtatatatgtatTTGACTTTGTTTTATTGGCATGATTATTTGCTACTTTGATTAACTGTAAGTTGTgagcctgtccagggtgtaacgAATGAGGGTAATCCACTGTCTCATCTGCCATAAACCTGTATGTTTCACTGTCTCCACACCATCTCTGTATTCCACTTGGGCAACTATTCATTTAGCATTTTAACGGAAACGGACATATTGCAATCATCAGTGTTCCTAGCATTCGAATACAGTCTAAAACCACAGAGACAAAAGGAACTAAAACAAGTGTCGATGACTAAAAAAATATCCCTAGCTTGCTTTGCTGTGAGCTATTTGAATTGTACACAAAAATGATTGTATTTTCAGGCTATTAAATCtgcaattaaaagaaatgttttagtgCAACAAGGTTGACAATAGCTTGTACTCTCATGTGAGTAGTGGtctcttttgttgttgtttttttttgtaaaatcccAGTTCTCtcatgtacatttgaaactggAATATCTTACCGGGGTATTTTTCCATCAGCGTCAATCAGTTTGTTCTGTTGTGAGCTGGTGTTCATGGGGGGGTGTTTTCTAAAGTAGCACTTGAAGATTTTTCAACTCCACTGGCATAAAGCAATGGAACAGACTCCAGTGCTAAAGGTCATTGGGCAACATGGTGTAAATCCATTCATTAAAATTAGTCAAAAGGTTTAAGTCACAACATAAGGTGGTTGAAATTCATGATCCATTAGCACAAACACTTGATCATAGCTCAAACATGGGTTTacataaactgattttttttttttatggctgTGTAGTGGTACAAAAAGAAGTAATATATGTAAGCGCTGAAAAATGCCAGCCAACCATAAAAGGACAGTCAAGGCTTTTTCAGAGTAAAGTGAAATATTGGCTCTGTGATTTAAATAACTTGAGTATTTTGGATTTAGATTTGAGTCCCAAAGGTGGATTGAAAATGGACTAAACTGCATTAGTTCTGGTTTTCAGGACTTTTTCCTCTGCATGTTGAGATACATTTTACATCATTTCTCCGATAAAGTCCCACATATTCACTTcattgttattcatttttaaaaacaatatccaATCACGCGTTGCCTTGACAAATGATGGGAAAACAAAGACGGCTTATGTACagcaaatataataatatccTAGTGAATACAAATCCTAGTGTCCTTCCTTCTCAAAACACTGTACTTCAGGGAAAAAGGTTTTCTCAGTCAGCAGTGTTCCAGAAGTAGGCAAGCTGGGCTTACACTGCTGTCCCCCTGTCGATTTCTCCAATTCGAGCAGTCCGTGGAGTCTTCAGTATCTCCTGATCGGAAAAGACCAGGGGCTCAGATATCGGCTTCTCGTTTGCCTTTTCTTTAATGTCAGTCCCACTGGACCTAGGAGAGAAACAAACCACAGCAATCTATCAGAATCCCTTTACAAAAATGCTGGATGTTACTGTAAAAACCCTTTAGAGAAGGACTCTGGAAATGAGGTGGACAACTGGAATTGATCTGTGCTTAATCATGACAAGAGGTATGGATGCCTAGTTTTGGGGACACAGTCTGTTTAGTTACTAGGAGTAACAGACTTGAAGCCCAGATAGCTTTGCAGCTACACCTGACCACTTACTTCTTCTTGAAGAGCTTCTTGAAGGAGCTCCTAAACCCTCCTTTCTGGTCCTGTTTCCTGCTCCTTTCACTGAAAGCGGTCTGGCCGTGGTCTTCTGGCCTGCTTCTCCACGGGGACTCTTCGCACCACACCTGCCCCCCTGCCTCCTGCTGGAATAAGGTAAGGTTACCCCCTTGCCCTCAGGTGCACCCAGCTCCCAGTGTCACTGGCTGAGCCATATAGAGTCCCAGGCTTTTCAACCCCAAGATATAAAAGCGAACTGATGTAAATCCATAAAGCTAATCTTggtcataaaatattaaaagctgtGCTAGACGGCAATAGGCCCCTGATAAATTAAGGGATGTTATAGCATTTCTTCaacatattatttattgggaATGTTGATTTTATAGGAGCACATTGGTGCAATCGGTTTCCTCTCTTTTCCGAGTATCTCTCTAGACTGAATAAATTCCCAAGTGCTCAAAAGAAACCCCTTCCGCCAGGATAAGCTCTGCTTTTACACCAGAAGGACGATTTCGGAAGGCGATGTAAACACCTCTTGCAAATGCTCGACTGGGAATGCAGCTTCGCAATGAAACCGGTGCTAATTGGAGTCCTGGCCTGCCGTACTCTGATGACTGGGAGAGGGCAGCGGTACCTTGTCGCGGTCTCTGCTTAATCCTTCCTCCTCGGGGGCTGCTCGTCTTTCGGCCTCGGCTCTCCGCGGGGCGGACCCCTTGCTGGACTGCCGCTCCAGCTTGGCGTGCGGCCCTCCTGCCGCGGAGCCCTGCGGGCTGTGGCTCGGGGTGCCGCCGGGGCCGTCCAGCTGCAGGCCGTTCAGGGACTTGCTCTTGCGCTGGGCGGCCTGCGGCGGCCGGCTCCGGCGGGGGCCCGGCTCCTCGGGGGAGGTGCAGCCGCGGCCGGGCGGCCTGGGCCCCCCCCCGCAGGCCTCGCCGGCGTAGCCCCGCGAGCAGCGCGCGAAGGCCGTGTCCACGCTGGAGTTGGAGGAGGCCGTGGAGCCGTTGTCGAGCAGGGAGACGTCGTGGAGGGAGTCCTCGTCCTCGTACAGGCTGTCCAGGACCGGGGCCTCTCCGGGAAGCAGGAATTCCCCCACGCCGTCTCCAGGGGGCGGCCCCTTGCAGGGCAGACGTTCCGAGGAGCCGTGCTCCTGCTCCATCTCGGGAATGCTCTGGAGCGCTGGAGACCTCAGCCTCGGCTCCACCTCGGGGCTGAAGAAAAACTCCTGGCTGACGTTCTTGGCCGAGTCGTACTGCCTGGTAACGCCCTCCCAGTCCTGAGCTCTCTTGCTCTGCATTTGATCCAGCAGCTTCTGCTTGCTTCTCTTCACCTGGCTCGCTCGTTGCCttgaaaacattcaaaatatgGCAGATCGTTAAATTCAAGGTCATATCGGATGGCCTTTTTACTTTTCTGGTGCCGTATGGATCAGGGGTTTATTTGCCAGAGTTCCTCATTACAGAGCTCTCAGATGAGGTCCCTTATTATAATTGCTTTAGTCATCCCAGCTCTGTAAGTGGATGCCACTCGCCTATGATGGTCTATCACGTCATTCAAGGAGAGTCTTGTATGCTCAGTTCATTAACACTACAATAAGTTGAGCTCTAGATGTTTGAGCCACCTAAGAAGTGCTGAAGAGCTTTGACGTCTTAGTTTTTACCAACATCTCAAACTGGGAACACCAGTACGACTGCAGGATGGAAGAAACAAGTGATGGTAACACTCACAGCAAGGCAGAGCTGGGAGAGATTGTGGAACTGAGCTCTTCAGACTTGACCCCACAGTCAGCTGTCCTGAATAAGTGCTTCGTGGGAAGCCTGACACACAAAAGATAGTGGACTCTTAAAGAATGCGATTGGCACGTACATCTACCATGGCTGTACACACAGAAAGGAGCTACACTCACGCAAACCTGTTTTCAGACTGAATTTCAAGGGATGTTTGCCGTCGTTGATAAGAAACTCTTTGTTAAACCTGACTCTGTGTGATGCTTTAAGAAACAGCTTGAGGGAGATCTGGGATCATTCAACTCCTATCTTCCAAATGAACAAATGATTTGCCAAACGGCATCCCCTTTTTTGAGAATGTACAGTGTAACTCGTCTGCGGCGATACTGGTCGCCTGCTGTCTCACCTCTTGAGGTCCCTCCGGTCGTGCCTCAGCAGCTCCTCGTTGTGCAGCAGCAGCTGACCGCACTGAGACGTGAACGCCTTGAACTGCTGGATACAGATCAGGAGCAGGTAGTAATCCGGGTGCTCCGGCTCGGTGTGTTTCCACAAGTTCTGGAAACGCAAGACAAGAATCCTGTTTGATGCTTCGTTTTAAACGTTTAATCCTGTTGTTGGAACTTCCCTGGCGAGCTTACCTTGCACCGAACCTTTCCCCAAACACTGCATAATCAATGATCAGTAATCCAGAAAAAAGCACTAAGGACTGAGCGTCACCCAGTGCTTGCGCCTCACCCATGAGGTGAGGATTACCCACCCCAAAAAGTGCTGTTTCATCAAGTAAAGCAGTAATTGTTTAAGTTCTGAGGTAGCTGTTAAAGGGTATCAAAGGGCTCAGAGCGCTGAAGATACCCTGTCCAATTTGTGCAAAATTTAATATGAGATACAGGTTTGGAATTGAATAATATAGGAGCCCTTATTCTTCCATGCTATTGGAAGGGATTAATCAGCTAAGGTTTATTTATATCGATGTACCGCACCGATCCCTGAACAACTCTGCTCTGTGGCATACATTCATTTAATAAGGCG from Lepisosteus oculatus isolate fLepOcu1 chromosome 17, fLepOcu1.hap2, whole genome shotgun sequence encodes:
- the arhgef33 gene encoding rho guanine nucleotide exchange factor 33 isoform X4, which translates into the protein MENGKEKEDRDMDDMNLQIAELQALAAELKSGLTGALQDISNIQQRDHNLEESMMSFHSEVDEKLLGMRNSLNTFKEELNTALSQIKDINSRQREMQKGLELFQMEVGRELLSNQQRKDQKEDITADGCQYEASQAGLSTIQHYFASLQSTSSSKVSPEQESGTHQRGLCKSPVWGDGAEALSIQDMGKRQNSALELLESERMYVSYLSLLLKANITFNGSEAVHVKDKRLFPSSLRFLIQQHLELLHGLQERLLRSQWQGIVGDVFMKLASKESDFLDYYVAYLKELPECLSAVNMYCASSFKAASLLEGDGNGDELRPSLHALLLQPVQRIPEYLLLLQNLWKHTEPEHPDYYLLLICIQQFKAFTSQCGQLLLHNEELLRHDRRDLKRQRASQVKRSKQKLLDQMQSKRAQDWEGVTRQYDSAKNVSQEFFFSPEVEPRLRSPALQSIPEMEQEHGSSERLPCKGPPPGDGVGEFLLPGEAPVLDSLYEDEDSLHDVSLLDNGSTASSNSSVDTAFARCSRGYAGEACGGGPRPPGRGCTSPEEPGPRRSRPPQAAQRKSKSLNGLQLDGPGGTPSHSPQGSAAGGPHAKLERQSSKGSAPRRAEAERRAAPEEEGLSRDRDKQEAGGQVWCEESPWRSRPEDHGQTAFSERSRKQDQKGGFRSSFKKLFKKKSSGTDIKEKANEKPISEPLVFSDQEILKTPRTARIGEIDRGTAV
- the arhgef33 gene encoding rho guanine nucleotide exchange factor 33 isoform X3 — encoded protein: MDDMNLQIAELQALAAELKSGLTGALQDISNIQQRDHNLEESMMSFHSEVDEKLLGMRNSLNTFKEELNTALSQIKDINSRQREMQKGLELFQMEVGRELLSNQQRKDQKEDITADGCQYEASQAGLSTIQHYFASLQSTSSSKVSPEQESGTHQRGLCKSPVWGDGAEALSIQDMGKRQNSALELLESERMYVSYLSLLLKANITFNGSEAVHVKDKRLFPSSLRFLIQQHLELLHGLQERLLRSQWQGIVGDVFMKLASKESDFLDYYVAYLKELPECLSAVNMYCASSFKAASLLEGDGNGDELRPSLHALLLQPVQRIPEYLLLLQNLWKHTEPEHPDYYLLLICIQQFKAFTSQCGQLLLHNEELLRHDRRDLKRLPTKHLFRTADCGVKSEELSSTISPSSALLQRASQVKRSKQKLLDQMQSKRAQDWEGVTRQYDSAKNVSQEFFFSPEVEPRLRSPALQSIPEMEQEHGSSERLPCKGPPPGDGVGEFLLPGEAPVLDSLYEDEDSLHDVSLLDNGSTASSNSSVDTAFARCSRGYAGEACGGGPRPPGRGCTSPEEPGPRRSRPPQAAQRKSKSLNGLQLDGPGGTPSHSPQGSAAGGPHAKLERQSSKGSAPRRAEAERRAAPEEEGLSRDRDKQEAGGQVWCEESPWRSRPEDHGQTAFSERSRKQDQKGGFRSSFKKLFKKKSSGTDIKEKANEKPISEPLVFSDQEILKTPRTARIGEIDRGTAV
- the arhgef33 gene encoding rho guanine nucleotide exchange factor 33 isoform X2, translating into MENGKEKEDRDMDDMNLQIAELQALAAELKSGLTGALQDISNIQQRDHNLEESMMSFHSEVDEKLLGMRNSLNTFKEELNTALSQIKDINSRQREMQKGLELFQMEVGRELLSNQQRKDQKEDITADGCQYEASQAGLSTIQHYFASLQSTSSSKVSPEQESGTHQRGLCKSPVWGDGAEALSIQDMGKRQNSALELLESERMYVSYLSLLLKANITFNGSEAVHVKDKRLFPSSLRFLIQQHLELLHGLQERLLRSQWQGIVGDVFMKLASKESDFLDYYVAYLKELPECLSAVNMYCASSFKAASLLEGDGNGDELRPSLHALLLQPVQRIPEYLLLLQNLWKHTEPEHPDYYLLLICIQQFKAFTSQCGQLLLHNEELLRHDRRDLKRLPTKHLFRTADCGVKSEELSSTISPSSALLQRASQVKRSKQKLLDQMQSKRAQDWEGVTRQYDSAKNVSQEFFFSPEVEPRLRSPALQSIPEMEQEHGSSERLPCKGPPPGDGVGEFLLPGEAPVLDSLYEDEDSLHDVSLLDNGSTASSNSSVDTAFARCSRGYAGEACGGGPRPPGRGCTSPEEPGPRRSRPPQAAQRKSKSLNGLQLDGPGGTPSHSPQGSAAGGPHAKLERQSSKGSAPRRAEAERRAAPEEEGLSRDRDKEAGGQVWCEESPWRSRPEDHGQTAFSERSRKQDQKGGFRSSFKKLFKKKSSGTDIKEKANEKPISEPLVFSDQEILKTPRTARIGEIDRGTAV
- the arhgef33 gene encoding rho guanine nucleotide exchange factor 33 isoform X1; protein product: MENGKEKEDRDMDDMNLQIAELQALAAELKSGLTGALQDISNIQQRDHNLEESMMSFHSEVDEKLLGMRNSLNTFKEELNTALSQIKDINSRQREMQKGLELFQMEVGRELLSNQQRKDQKEDITADGCQYEASQAGLSTIQHYFASLQSTSSSKVSPEQESGTHQRGLCKSPVWGDGAEALSIQDMGKRQNSALELLESERMYVSYLSLLLKANITFNGSEAVHVKDKRLFPSSLRFLIQQHLELLHGLQERLLRSQWQGIVGDVFMKLASKESDFLDYYVAYLKELPECLSAVNMYCASSFKAASLLEGDGNGDELRPSLHALLLQPVQRIPEYLLLLQNLWKHTEPEHPDYYLLLICIQQFKAFTSQCGQLLLHNEELLRHDRRDLKRLPTKHLFRTADCGVKSEELSSTISPSSALLQRASQVKRSKQKLLDQMQSKRAQDWEGVTRQYDSAKNVSQEFFFSPEVEPRLRSPALQSIPEMEQEHGSSERLPCKGPPPGDGVGEFLLPGEAPVLDSLYEDEDSLHDVSLLDNGSTASSNSSVDTAFARCSRGYAGEACGGGPRPPGRGCTSPEEPGPRRSRPPQAAQRKSKSLNGLQLDGPGGTPSHSPQGSAAGGPHAKLERQSSKGSAPRRAEAERRAAPEEEGLSRDRDKQEAGGQVWCEESPWRSRPEDHGQTAFSERSRKQDQKGGFRSSFKKLFKKKSSGTDIKEKANEKPISEPLVFSDQEILKTPRTARIGEIDRGTAV